One Solanum pennellii chromosome 9, SPENNV200 DNA segment encodes these proteins:
- the LOC107030620 gene encoding ABC transporter G family member 20-like: MSSLYGGDDMSSASDLPFLGPRNNMELQEFGRKPRHNVSITLGELLKRVGDSAEEKNQVLELGTTTPSSFPFVLSFHNLNYSVKVKSKISLPRWLRRGDKDDELSSDKVLLNDISGEAREGEIMAVLGASGSGKSTLIDALADRISRESLKGNVTLNGEVLESKLLKVISAYVMQDDLLFPMLTVEETLMFSAEFRLPRTLSKSKKNGRVQALIDQLGLRNAAKTVIGDEGHRGVSGGERRRVSIGIDIIHDPIVLFLDEPTSGLDSTSAYMVVKVLQRIAQSGSIVIMSIHQPSYRILSLLDRLIILSRGHTVLTSPPSCLQQFFADFGNPIPENENRIEFALDFIRELEGTPNGTKTLMEFNKIWQRGKNSTTSTSSFYNGPKPSLKDAISASVSRGKLVSGATNIDPNLSSSNVPKFANPFWVDMVVIAKRSMLNSMRMPELFGMRFGAVVVTGIILATIFWKLDNSPKGVQERLGFFAFAMSTTFYTCAEAIPVFLQERYIFMRETAYNAYRRSSYVVSHAIISLPSILVLSIAFAVTTYWSVGLAGGVSGFLYFLLFLVASFWAGSSFVTFLSGVIYNIMMAYTVVVAVLAYFFLFSGFFISRDRIPPYWIWFHYMSLVKYPYQGVLQNEFSDPNKCFVKGVQLFDASPLRAVPEALKIKLLQNMSKTLGMNITNTTCLTTGSDILKQSGVTDLNKWTCFWITIALGFFFRILFYFALLVGSKNKRR; encoded by the coding sequence ATGTCTAGTCTTTATGGAGGCGACGACATGTCTTCAGCTAGTGATCTTCCATTTTTAGGCCCAAGAAATAACATGGAACTTCAAGAATTTGGAAGAAAACCAAGGCACAATGTCTCTATCACACTAGGTGAGCTATTGAAACGCGTTGGCGACTCTGCTGAGGAAAAAAACCAAGTTCTTGAACTTGGGACTACTACTCCTTCATCATTTCCCTTTGTTCTTTCCTTTCACAACCTAAACTATAGTGTTAAAGTCAAAAGTAAAATATCACTTCCTAGGTGGTTGAGGAGGGGCGATAAAGACGATGAGTTGTCATCCGATAAGGTGTTGTTGAATGACATATCAGGAGAAGCCAGAGAAGGTGAAATCATGGCTGTTCTTGGAGCTAGTGGCTCGGGAAAATCAACGTTGATTGATGCCCTTGCAGATCGAATATCAAGAGAAAGTCTTAAAGGGAATGTTACTTTGAATGGTGAAGTTCTTGAATCAAAGCTTCTCAAGGTTATCTCAGCATATGTTATGCAAGATGATCTTTTATTCCCAATGTTAACAGTTGAAGAAACACTCATGTTCTCAGCCGAGTTTCGTCTTCCAAGGACTTTATCAAAGTCCAAGAAGAATGGTAGAGTTCAAGCGTTGATCGATCAATTAGGCCTTAGAAATGCTGCCAAGACAGTGATTGGTGATGAAGGCCATAGGGGAGTTTCTGGTGGCGAAAGAAGACGTGTTTCTATTGGTATCGACATAATTCATGACCCTATTGTCCTGTTTCTTGATGAACCAACTTCAGGACTTGATTCCACTAGTGCATATATGGTGGTAAAAGTCTTGCAAAGAATAGCACAAAGTGGTAGTATTGTGATCATGTCAATTCATCAACCAAGTTATAGAATTTTGAGTCTTTTAGACCGTTTAATCATCCTTTCGCGTGGACACACAGTCTTGACTAGCCCTCCTTCATGTCTACAACAATTCTTTGCTGATTTTGGGAATCCGATTCCTGAAAATGAAAACAGGATAGAGTTTGCTTTGGATTTCATCAGAGAACTCGAAGGAACTCCAAACGGAACCAAAACTTTGATGGAATTCAATAAAATATGGCAAAGGGGAAAAAACTCAACTACTAGCACTAGCAGCTTTTACAATGGACCAAAACCATCACTTAAAGATGCCATAAGTGCAAGTGTTTCAAGAGGGAAATTAGTCTCAGGAGCAACGAATATCGACCCAAATCTCTCTTCTTCAAACGTCCCGAAATTTGCTAATCCATTTTGGGTAGATATGGTTGTGATAGCTAAAAGATCAATGCTGAATTCCATGAGAATGCCTGAGCTGTTTGGTATGCGTTTTGGCGCTGTCGTTGTCACTGGGATCATCCTAGCCACAATTTTTTGGAAATTAGACAATTCACCAAAAGGGGTTCAAGAAAGGTTAGGCTTTTTTGCATTTGCAATGTCCACAACTTTTTACACTTGTGCTGAAGCCATTCCTGTTTTTCTTCAAGAAAGGTATATTTTCATGAGAGAAACTGCTTATAACGCTTATCGTCGTTCCTCTTATGTTGTTTCACATGCCATTATCTCACTTCCTTCCATATTAGTCCTCTCCATTGCCTTTGCTGTCACAACATATTGGTCAGTTGGACTAGCCGGTGGCGTTTCTGGTTTCCTTTACTTCTTGCTCTTCTTAGTTGCCTCATTTTGGGCAGGGAGTTCATTTGTCACATTCCTCTCTGGTGTCATCTACAACATCATGATGGCCTACACAGTCGTGGTCGCGGTCTTAGCTTACTTCTTTCTCTTCAGTGGCTTCTTCATTAGTCGCGATAGAATACCTCCTTATTGGATATGGTTTCACTATATGTCCTTAGTGAAATACCCTTACCAAGGGGTGTTACAAAATGAGTTTTCTGATCCCAACAAGTGTTTTGTAAAGGGTGTCCAGCTTTTCGATGCCTCGCCATTGAGGGCTGTTCCTGAGGCCTTGAAGATCAAGTTGTTGCAAAACATGAGCAAGACATTGGGAATGAATATAACTAACACAACATGTTTGACAACAGGATCAGATATATTGAAGCAAAGTGGTGTGACTGATTTGAACAAATGGACTTGTTTTTGGATCACAATTGCTTTGGGATTTTTCTTTaggattctcttctattttgCTTTGTTGGTTGGAAGCAAAAATAAGAGGAGGTGA
- the LOC107031617 gene encoding serine/arginine-rich splicing factor RS2Z33-like isoform X1, which produces MPRYDDRVGNSTRLYVGHLSSRTRSRDLERAFSKYGRVRDVDMKHDYAFVEFSDPRDADDARYYLDGRDIDGRRIIVEFAKGVPRGPGGSREYLGKGPAPGSGRCFNCGLEGHWARDCKAGDWKNKCYRCGERGHIERKCPNSPKKLSRRSYSRSPVRSKSRSRSRSRSPRRSYSRSRSYSQSRSPPPKREQVDQVKRSRSYSRSPEPRKDSPSPPPKTRKRSPTPEEGSPMEAKSPSSPMREEGAYSQSPRERSVSPSSPRRDSPAPRKYDDDSPAEANGGSRSPSPKYQRNHEDDEDEGEFRNQHSDRESQSP; this is translated from the exons ATGCCTCGTTATGATGATCGTGTGGGAAATAGCACTCGTCTCTATGTGGGACACCTGTCTTCACGGACCCGTTCACGTGATCTGGAGCGTGCGTTCAGTAAATATGGGAG AGTACGGGATGTGGACATGAAGCACGACTATGCCTTCGTG GAATTTAGTGATCCTCGAGATGCTGATGATGCAAGATACTATTTAGACGGCCGTGACATTGATGGACGCCGCATAATTGTGGAATTTGCCAAGGGT GTGCCACGTGGACCAGGTGGTTCGCGTGAGTATCTTGGCAAAGGACCCGCTCCTGGGTCAGGTCGCTGCTTCAACTGTGGCCTTGAAGGTCACTGGGCTCGAGATTGCAAAGCTGGGGATTGGAAGAACAAGTGTTATCGATGTGGAGAAAGAGGTCATATAGAAAGAAAATGCCCAAATAGTCCTAAAAAACTCAG TAGACGCAGCTACTCACGGTCGCCTGTTAGGTCAAAGTCACGCTCACGTTCTCGTTCACGTTCTCCTCGTCGAAGTTATAGCAGAAGTCGCAGCTATAG TCAATCAAGATCCCCGCCACCAAAGAGAGAACAAGTCGACCAGGTCAAGCGATCAAGAAGCTACAGTAGGAGCCCCGAGCCACGGAAGGATAGTCCAAGCCCTCCACCCAAGACTAGGAAGCGCAGCCCAACACCTGAAGAGGGAAGCCCGATGGAAGCAAAGAGCCCTTCTTCACCAATGAGAGAAGAAGGTGCCTATAGCCAAAGCCCCAGAGAGAGGAGCGTCAGTCCTTCAAGTCCTAGAAGGGATAGCCCAGCTCCTCGAAAGTATGATGATGACAGCCCTGCTGAAGCTAATGGTGGAAGTCGAAGTCCGAGTCCCAAGTACCAGAGGAACCATGAAGATGATGAGGATGAAGGTGAGTTTCGTAATCAACACTCTGATAGAGAGAGCCAGTCACCTTGA
- the LOC107031617 gene encoding serine/arginine-rich splicing factor RS2Z33-like isoform X2, giving the protein MPRYDDRVGNSTRLYVGHLSSRTRSRDLERAFSKYGRVRDVDMKHDYAFVEFSDPRDADDARYYLDGRDIDGRRIIVEFAKGVPRGPGGSREYLGKGPAPGSGRCFNCGLEGHWARDCKAGDWKNKCYRCGERGHIERKCPNSPKKLRRSYSRSPVRSKSRSRSRSRSPRRSYSRSRSYSQSRSPPPKREQVDQVKRSRSYSRSPEPRKDSPSPPPKTRKRSPTPEEGSPMEAKSPSSPMREEGAYSQSPRERSVSPSSPRRDSPAPRKYDDDSPAEANGGSRSPSPKYQRNHEDDEDEGEFRNQHSDRESQSP; this is encoded by the exons ATGCCTCGTTATGATGATCGTGTGGGAAATAGCACTCGTCTCTATGTGGGACACCTGTCTTCACGGACCCGTTCACGTGATCTGGAGCGTGCGTTCAGTAAATATGGGAG AGTACGGGATGTGGACATGAAGCACGACTATGCCTTCGTG GAATTTAGTGATCCTCGAGATGCTGATGATGCAAGATACTATTTAGACGGCCGTGACATTGATGGACGCCGCATAATTGTGGAATTTGCCAAGGGT GTGCCACGTGGACCAGGTGGTTCGCGTGAGTATCTTGGCAAAGGACCCGCTCCTGGGTCAGGTCGCTGCTTCAACTGTGGCCTTGAAGGTCACTGGGCTCGAGATTGCAAAGCTGGGGATTGGAAGAACAAGTGTTATCGATGTGGAGAAAGAGGTCATATAGAAAGAAAATGCCCAAATAGTCCTAAAAAACTCAG ACGCAGCTACTCACGGTCGCCTGTTAGGTCAAAGTCACGCTCACGTTCTCGTTCACGTTCTCCTCGTCGAAGTTATAGCAGAAGTCGCAGCTATAG TCAATCAAGATCCCCGCCACCAAAGAGAGAACAAGTCGACCAGGTCAAGCGATCAAGAAGCTACAGTAGGAGCCCCGAGCCACGGAAGGATAGTCCAAGCCCTCCACCCAAGACTAGGAAGCGCAGCCCAACACCTGAAGAGGGAAGCCCGATGGAAGCAAAGAGCCCTTCTTCACCAATGAGAGAAGAAGGTGCCTATAGCCAAAGCCCCAGAGAGAGGAGCGTCAGTCCTTCAAGTCCTAGAAGGGATAGCCCAGCTCCTCGAAAGTATGATGATGACAGCCCTGCTGAAGCTAATGGTGGAAGTCGAAGTCCGAGTCCCAAGTACCAGAGGAACCATGAAGATGATGAGGATGAAGGTGAGTTTCGTAATCAACACTCTGATAGAGAGAGCCAGTCACCTTGA
- the LOC107031617 gene encoding serine/arginine-rich splicing factor RS2Z33-like isoform X4, translated as MKHDYAFVEFSDPRDADDARYYLDGRDIDGRRIIVEFAKGVPRGPGGSREYLGKGPAPGSGRCFNCGLEGHWARDCKAGDWKNKCYRCGERGHIERKCPNSPKKLSRRSYSRSPVRSKSRSRSRSRSPRRSYSRSRSYSQSRSPPPKREQVDQVKRSRSYSRSPEPRKDSPSPPPKTRKRSPTPEEGSPMEAKSPSSPMREEGAYSQSPRERSVSPSSPRRDSPAPRKYDDDSPAEANGGSRSPSPKYQRNHEDDEDEGEFRNQHSDRESQSP; from the exons ATGAAGCACGACTATGCCTTCGTG GAATTTAGTGATCCTCGAGATGCTGATGATGCAAGATACTATTTAGACGGCCGTGACATTGATGGACGCCGCATAATTGTGGAATTTGCCAAGGGT GTGCCACGTGGACCAGGTGGTTCGCGTGAGTATCTTGGCAAAGGACCCGCTCCTGGGTCAGGTCGCTGCTTCAACTGTGGCCTTGAAGGTCACTGGGCTCGAGATTGCAAAGCTGGGGATTGGAAGAACAAGTGTTATCGATGTGGAGAAAGAGGTCATATAGAAAGAAAATGCCCAAATAGTCCTAAAAAACTCAG TAGACGCAGCTACTCACGGTCGCCTGTTAGGTCAAAGTCACGCTCACGTTCTCGTTCACGTTCTCCTCGTCGAAGTTATAGCAGAAGTCGCAGCTATAG TCAATCAAGATCCCCGCCACCAAAGAGAGAACAAGTCGACCAGGTCAAGCGATCAAGAAGCTACAGTAGGAGCCCCGAGCCACGGAAGGATAGTCCAAGCCCTCCACCCAAGACTAGGAAGCGCAGCCCAACACCTGAAGAGGGAAGCCCGATGGAAGCAAAGAGCCCTTCTTCACCAATGAGAGAAGAAGGTGCCTATAGCCAAAGCCCCAGAGAGAGGAGCGTCAGTCCTTCAAGTCCTAGAAGGGATAGCCCAGCTCCTCGAAAGTATGATGATGACAGCCCTGCTGAAGCTAATGGTGGAAGTCGAAGTCCGAGTCCCAAGTACCAGAGGAACCATGAAGATGATGAGGATGAAGGTGAGTTTCGTAATCAACACTCTGATAGAGAGAGCCAGTCACCTTGA
- the LOC107031617 gene encoding serine/arginine-rich splicing factor RS2Z33-like isoform X3 yields MPSWYVSSLCFPLMVLIFSLVPILIPQQSPPKFFCLLHNLFQQEFSDPRDADDARYYLDGRDIDGRRIIVEFAKGVPRGPGGSREYLGKGPAPGSGRCFNCGLEGHWARDCKAGDWKNKCYRCGERGHIERKCPNSPKKLSRRSYSRSPVRSKSRSRSRSRSPRRSYSRSRSYSQSRSPPPKREQVDQVKRSRSYSRSPEPRKDSPSPPPKTRKRSPTPEEGSPMEAKSPSSPMREEGAYSQSPRERSVSPSSPRRDSPAPRKYDDDSPAEANGGSRSPSPKYQRNHEDDEDEGEFRNQHSDRESQSP; encoded by the exons ATGCCTTCGTGGTATGTATCATCTCTCTGTTTTCCCTTGATGGtgttaatattttcattagttCCCATTTTGATCCCTCAACAATCCCCgccaaaatttttttgtttgctacACAATTTGTTTCAACAGGAATTTAGTGATCCTCGAGATGCTGATGATGCAAGATACTATTTAGACGGCCGTGACATTGATGGACGCCGCATAATTGTGGAATTTGCCAAGGGT GTGCCACGTGGACCAGGTGGTTCGCGTGAGTATCTTGGCAAAGGACCCGCTCCTGGGTCAGGTCGCTGCTTCAACTGTGGCCTTGAAGGTCACTGGGCTCGAGATTGCAAAGCTGGGGATTGGAAGAACAAGTGTTATCGATGTGGAGAAAGAGGTCATATAGAAAGAAAATGCCCAAATAGTCCTAAAAAACTCAG TAGACGCAGCTACTCACGGTCGCCTGTTAGGTCAAAGTCACGCTCACGTTCTCGTTCACGTTCTCCTCGTCGAAGTTATAGCAGAAGTCGCAGCTATAG TCAATCAAGATCCCCGCCACCAAAGAGAGAACAAGTCGACCAGGTCAAGCGATCAAGAAGCTACAGTAGGAGCCCCGAGCCACGGAAGGATAGTCCAAGCCCTCCACCCAAGACTAGGAAGCGCAGCCCAACACCTGAAGAGGGAAGCCCGATGGAAGCAAAGAGCCCTTCTTCACCAATGAGAGAAGAAGGTGCCTATAGCCAAAGCCCCAGAGAGAGGAGCGTCAGTCCTTCAAGTCCTAGAAGGGATAGCCCAGCTCCTCGAAAGTATGATGATGACAGCCCTGCTGAAGCTAATGGTGGAAGTCGAAGTCCGAGTCCCAAGTACCAGAGGAACCATGAAGATGATGAGGATGAAGGTGAGTTTCGTAATCAACACTCTGATAGAGAGAGCCAGTCACCTTGA